The proteins below come from a single Sorghum bicolor cultivar BTx623 chromosome 4, Sorghum_bicolor_NCBIv3, whole genome shotgun sequence genomic window:
- the LOC8071730 gene encoding transcription factor MYB51, producing MEGQFGWGREEGGWRKGPWTAQEDKLLVEYVRQHGEGRWNSVAKLTGLKRSGKSCRLRWVNYLRPDLKRGKITPQEESVILELHALWGNRWSTIARSLPGRTDNEIKNYWRTHFKKGKPSKNIERARARFLKQRREMQSQLLLQGQDHHQQKEKQPDHHHDDDDDDDKDTSRDREAAAPAAVSLAQQNEEDLRMLQQDMDDLLFQFCPMASCTSSSCLLPGGGSCASVVSASASEEGSSGDHQLDGGATWGWGSLWNLDDVVDDVDGGACGWDDSSFPLLQDQGLAFY from the exons ATGGAAGGGCAGTTTGGTTGGGGGAGAGAGGAGGGAGGGTGGAGGAAAGGGCCATGGACGGCGCAGGAAGATAAGCTCCTGGTCGAGTACGTCAGGCAGCATGGAGAAGGGAGGTGGAACTCTGTCGCCAAGCTGACTG GTCTGAAGCGAAGCGGCAAGAGCTGCCGACTTCGGTGGGTGAACTACCTGAGGCCCGACCTGAAGAGAGGCAAGATCACGCCGCAGGAGGAGAGCGTCATACTCGAGCTCCACGCCCTGTGGGGAAACAG ATGGTCGACGATCGCGCGCAGCCTGCCGGGTCGGACGGACAACGAGATCAAGAACTACTGGCGGACGCACTTCAAGAAGGGCAAGCCGTCCAAGAACATCGAGCGCGCCAGGGCGCGGTTCCTCAAGCAGCGGCGCGAGATGCAgagccagctgctgctgcagggACAAGATCATCACCAGCAGAAGGAGAAACAGCCCGATCACcaccacgacgacgacgacgacgacgacaaggaCACCAGCAGGGACAGGGAGGCAGCAGCGCCGGCGGCCGTTTCACTGGCGCAGCAGAACGAGGAGGACCTGCGGATGCTGCAGCAGGACATGGACGACCTGCTGTTCCAGTTCTGCCCAATGGCCTcctgcacctcctcctcctgcctccTCCCCGGCGGCGGCAGCTGCGCCTCCGTCGTCAGCGCGTCGGCGAGCGAGGAGGGGTCCAGCGGGGATCACCAGCTCGACGGCGGCGCCACGTGGGGGTGGGGCAGCCTGTGGAACCTCGACGACGTGGTGGATgacgtcgatggcggcgcctgCGGCTGGGACGACAGCAGCTTCCCTTTGCTGCAGGATCAAGGGCTCGCTTTCTACTAG